GTTGAAAATCCAACGGATAATAACGTTTCGACTCCAGCCGTTGAAACGCCTCCCGAACCCAGTATTGACGACACTGAACCCTTTATTGATTTGTAATCACCTCTGGTTTCTAGGTTCAACCTGGAAACCAGAGATAGGAAATGCTGAAACCTGTTTTAACTTTTGTTATCCGTAGAAGATGTTCAACAATATGGAGACAAAAGACACTGATCTTAAACAGCAGGGTAAAAATTGGACTAAAATTAATCAGTCTTTGGTTAGTGCCAGCGACGATAATTTGTTGGCATCTTCTTCTCAACGCTATGATAAATTTATTCAACAAATCATCGTTTTAAGTCAGCAAAACTTTGGATTATCTGAAGTGCAACTTCAATCTCGCTGTGGCAATGTCTATTAAGTTGTGAGGTATAATTTTCCTCGATGCGATCGCATTTCTCATAAACATAAAAAGCGATCACGCTCCTTTGGGAAAGATACGCGATCGCCCTTCATCAAAAATAGCTTAACAATAAATAGCAAATGGTGATTGAGCAACTGACTCAAATTCAACCCAAATTTTTTTAATTCCAACTTTCTCGGAATCTGTTGAGATAATCCTCAAATTCTTGATCGTTATCGAAATGGGATCTGAACTCTTGATCTGCTCTCATCTCGCTAATAATTCTTTCTACATCCTCATTAGCCTCAGCCTCATTAAAGGCGACTGGTTCATCTGTTGGCTCACTGGTATATTGAAGTTCTCCATCAATGTTTTCAATTCCAGTTAGACGGAGACTGGTTGAAACATAATAACCCGCTCTGGTTCGACATCGAGCAGAAATGACATCTCCACGAATCGAGATATCATCACAAGACTGATCAAAATTAGCAGGTCTCCAAGAAGAAGTGACCTTGAGAGTTCCATCAATATTTTCAATCCCTTTCAACAATAAATCAGTCTGATTCAGTGATTGATCTCTTCTTCTGCAAGTCGCTTCTAATACCGAACCGTAAATATCAATATCTTCGCAGGTCAGTTGATAACTACTTGAAGCCGCATTAGCAGATAAGGGACTGGTAATCAGTGCCAAGCTAAAAACAAATATTAAGACCGAGATCGCCTTAATCCAACGATTTAAGT
The Planktothrix tepida PCC 9214 genome window above contains:
- a CDS encoding CVNH domain-containing protein, whose amino-acid sequence is MNLNRWIKAISVLIFVFSLALITSPLSANAASSSYQLTCEDIDIYGSVLEATCRRRDQSLNQTDLLLKGIENIDGTLKVTSSWRPANFDQSCDDISIRGDVISARCRTRAGYYVSTSLRLTGIENIDGELQYTSEPTDEPVAFNEAEANEDVERIISEMRADQEFRSHFDNDQEFEDYLNRFRESWN